The following proteins come from a genomic window of Mycobacterium gordonae:
- a CDS encoding Shedu immune nuclease family protein — MFDEVPLDDEDQWEWTSEVVYTTPGGRKQLQLQIAREQGAVRKLRIQKVPTNGDATKLEHILELHREQATRLIDMLRAIDAIPVEGENSVYVDDQLLRDVFADPAAVNNIYSRDPERFRALIESDVEADDVIAVQRRKSVAERMRRWLTEDDEFNAAATEAGGPERAWQHLLEENPWVLGIGLGGQLFTAWDQEKLEQTVVGRSVAGVGKRVDALLRTAGVIRSLAFAEIKHHRTELIDGEYRAGCWSPSRELSGAVVQLQQSVHLACRDIGEYLQDTSDDGELLPSGTFLLRPRSFVVVGTLGQLTGQTGGAITDKFRSFELFRRNLHEPEVITFDELVARAEWHAEVAARSASFIK, encoded by the coding sequence GTGTTCGACGAAGTTCCATTGGATGACGAAGATCAATGGGAGTGGACAAGCGAAGTGGTCTATACAACGCCAGGTGGTCGAAAGCAACTGCAATTGCAGATCGCCCGCGAGCAAGGCGCAGTGCGAAAGTTGCGCATCCAGAAGGTGCCTACTAACGGCGATGCAACGAAGCTGGAACACATTCTCGAGCTCCATCGCGAGCAGGCCACCCGTCTCATCGATATGCTCCGTGCGATCGACGCGATTCCCGTGGAGGGTGAAAACTCGGTCTACGTCGATGATCAACTTCTCCGCGACGTCTTCGCAGACCCCGCTGCCGTGAACAACATTTACTCTCGCGATCCCGAACGGTTCCGGGCCCTCATCGAATCCGATGTCGAGGCGGACGACGTTATCGCGGTACAACGGCGCAAGAGTGTGGCTGAACGGATGCGTCGCTGGCTGACTGAAGATGATGAGTTCAACGCTGCCGCAACCGAAGCTGGAGGACCGGAGCGTGCATGGCAACATCTTCTCGAGGAGAATCCATGGGTGCTTGGCATCGGTCTGGGCGGGCAACTGTTCACGGCGTGGGATCAAGAGAAGCTAGAACAGACGGTGGTCGGCCGTAGCGTCGCAGGTGTAGGCAAGAGGGTCGACGCATTGTTGCGTACGGCAGGCGTCATACGATCTCTCGCTTTTGCCGAAATCAAGCACCATCGCACCGAGCTGATCGATGGTGAGTACCGCGCCGGCTGTTGGTCCCCGTCGAGGGAACTGTCTGGTGCGGTTGTGCAACTCCAGCAATCCGTTCATCTAGCGTGTCGCGACATCGGTGAGTACTTGCAGGACACATCGGATGACGGTGAGTTGCTGCCTTCGGGGACGTTCCTACTCCGCCCGCGATCATTTGTTGTGGTGGGTACGCTTGGGCAACTCACTGGTCAGACTGGAGGGGCAATCACCGACAAGTTCCGCAGTTTCGAGCTTTTCCGACGCAACCTCCATGAACCAGAAGTCATCACATTCGATGAACTTGTAGCTCGCGCAGAGTGGCACGCCGAGGTCGCCGCTCGATCGGCATCATTCATTAAGTGA
- a CDS encoding IS481 family transposase, whose translation MSDETASGSADWVTEHRYRAVLQVRDGVSKSQVARECGASRQSVHSWVVRYETLGLPGLADRSRRPLTSPNELPATVVAMVCELRRTYPRWGAQRIVHELAVRGVEAPPSRSSVYRILVRHGLVAAQAQNHKRKYRRWQRDAPMQLWQIDIMGGVFLADGRECKLVTGIDDHARFVVMATVVAEPSARAVCAAFTAAMSAYGVPSEVLTDNGKQFTGRFTKPYPAEVLFERICRENGITTRLTKPRSPTTTGKIERFHKTLRRELLDAAGPFVSVEAAQGAIDAWVHGYNYSRPHQSLGMATPATVFRPAPIEVVPPMPVVTGPLVPDIVEVIVPRRPKKQLALAEQSFNSTIHAVEWETVLTPRARLLLPGDQQFKFTTALARREVTVWASDRSIHVVLDGAVIRTRPSRLSEHDLRDLLRRGARIAGPEPARGAVTVDMLTKSAVIEVARTVSRDGCIGLGGHKVLLESTLVGQRVTARFEGTLMHIVVNGRLVKTLPAPLPADHRAALRGARPTSDPLPPPAPPHRAMRRVAANGTVTVAGQRLRVGRSYQGQTVAITIEDTVFRVFIDGNEICTHARRTDSDITIFKAYPRRRSI comes from the coding sequence GTGAGTGATGAGACGGCCAGCGGTTCCGCTGATTGGGTGACCGAGCACAGGTATCGCGCGGTCCTTCAGGTACGAGATGGGGTTTCAAAGAGCCAGGTGGCACGGGAATGTGGTGCGTCGCGGCAGTCCGTGCATTCATGGGTCGTCCGCTATGAGACCCTAGGCTTGCCGGGCTTGGCCGATCGATCGCGTCGGCCGTTGACGTCGCCGAATGAGCTGCCGGCGACGGTGGTGGCGATGGTCTGCGAATTGCGCCGAACCTATCCCCGTTGGGGCGCTCAACGCATCGTTCACGAGTTGGCAGTGCGCGGTGTGGAGGCGCCTCCGTCGCGGTCGAGCGTGTACCGAATCCTGGTGCGGCACGGGCTGGTGGCTGCGCAGGCGCAAAACCACAAACGCAAGTACCGACGCTGGCAGCGCGACGCCCCGATGCAGCTGTGGCAGATCGACATCATGGGCGGGGTGTTTCTGGCCGATGGCCGTGAGTGCAAGTTGGTCACTGGTATCGATGACCATGCCCGGTTCGTGGTGATGGCTACCGTCGTCGCTGAGCCCTCGGCACGCGCAGTCTGCGCAGCCTTCACCGCAGCAATGTCCGCTTACGGTGTGCCGTCAGAAGTGCTGACCGACAACGGGAAACAATTCACAGGACGGTTCACCAAGCCGTATCCAGCCGAGGTTTTGTTCGAGCGGATCTGTCGCGAGAACGGCATCACAACGCGCTTGACCAAACCCCGATCGCCGACGACGACTGGCAAGATCGAACGCTTTCATAAGACGCTGCGCCGCGAGCTCCTGGATGCCGCTGGCCCCTTTGTGAGCGTTGAAGCGGCCCAGGGGGCGATCGATGCCTGGGTGCACGGCTACAACTACAGTCGCCCGCACCAGTCTTTGGGGATGGCAACACCGGCGACGGTATTTCGACCGGCGCCCATCGAGGTGGTTCCGCCGATGCCGGTGGTGACCGGCCCACTGGTTCCCGACATCGTCGAGGTCATCGTTCCGCGGCGACCCAAGAAGCAACTCGCGCTCGCAGAGCAGTCCTTCAACAGCACCATCCACGCCGTCGAGTGGGAGACCGTCCTGACGCCGCGAGCGCGCCTTCTGCTCCCAGGTGATCAGCAGTTCAAGTTCACCACCGCGCTAGCCCGACGCGAGGTCACGGTATGGGCCAGCGACCGCAGCATCCACGTCGTGCTCGACGGTGCGGTGATACGCACGCGACCGTCACGGCTGTCCGAACACGATCTGCGCGATCTGCTGCGGCGCGGTGCACGGATAGCGGGACCAGAGCCAGCGCGCGGCGCGGTCACCGTTGACATGCTGACTAAAAGCGCGGTGATCGAAGTCGCGCGCACCGTCTCCCGCGACGGGTGCATCGGCCTGGGTGGTCACAAGGTGCTGCTGGAGTCGACATTGGTAGGCCAGCGCGTCACCGCACGCTTCGAGGGCACTCTGATGCACATCGTGGTCAACGGCAGACTGGTCAAGACGCTGCCCGCGCCGCTGCCGGCGGATCATCGCGCGGCCCTGCGCGGAGCACGGCCCACCTCGGACCCCTTGCCACCGCCGGCGCCCCCGCACCGGGCTATGCGACGTGTCGCGGCTAACGGCACGGTCACTGTCGCCGGCCAACGGCTACGCGTTGGACGCAGCTACCAAGGGCAAACGGTCGCAATAACCATTGAAGACACAGTCTTTCGCGTCTTCATCGACGGAAATGAGATCTGCACCCACGCGAGAAGAACTGACAGCGACATCACCATCTTCAAGGCTTACCCTCGCCGCCGTAGCATCTAG
- a CDS encoding restriction endonuclease, whose translation MFVKSGTEFEKFVAQVFAANGHHATVTKNSGDYGVDLVLNGEIAVQAKFYGSVVGPSAVQEVVAGRAVYGCSEAWVVTNSTFTPAAVTLAKANGVRLIAGDELQWLAENPERSTEHAARYRAHLAELEAKELAEHNARLEAAEAKRQARRAALKDECDKKLAAGAKLSDIEQALLGFPARDEQGSPLQLQRMAALKDECEKKLAAGEKLSDVEQARLARAKGILRDAGLTAPDEQGSPLPGQSFRNLLARRATSTAPATAVAHPTGPVPRWGSSAIE comes from the coding sequence ATGTTCGTGAAGTCGGGGACAGAGTTTGAGAAGTTCGTCGCACAGGTGTTTGCCGCGAACGGCCACCACGCGACGGTAACCAAGAATTCCGGCGACTACGGCGTCGATCTGGTGCTGAACGGCGAAATCGCTGTGCAGGCGAAGTTCTATGGCAGTGTCGTCGGCCCCAGCGCGGTTCAAGAAGTGGTCGCTGGCCGCGCCGTCTACGGCTGCTCCGAGGCATGGGTAGTCACCAACAGCACATTCACCCCGGCCGCTGTGACGCTTGCCAAGGCCAACGGAGTGCGGCTTATAGCCGGCGATGAGTTGCAGTGGTTGGCCGAGAACCCTGAGCGCTCCACGGAACACGCCGCACGGTATAGGGCGCATTTGGCCGAACTTGAGGCGAAGGAATTAGCAGAACACAATGCGCGATTGGAAGCCGCCGAAGCCAAGCGTCAGGCCCGGAGAGCCGCATTAAAAGACGAGTGTGACAAAAAGCTGGCGGCCGGCGCAAAGCTCAGCGACATTGAACAGGCCCTGCTCGGCTTCCCGGCTCGCGATGAACAAGGCTCTCCGCTGCAGCTTCAACGGATGGCCGCATTGAAAGACGAGTGTGAGAAAAAGCTTGCCGCCGGCGAAAAGCTCAGCGACGTTGAACAGGCCCGGCTCGCACGGGCTAAAGGGATCCTTCGGGATGCCGGCCTAACGGCTCCCGATGAACAAGGCTCTCCGCTGCCGGGCCAGTCCTTCAGGAACCTGCTTGCGCGCCGCGCCACAAGCACCGCGCCGGCCACCGCTGTTGCGCACCCTACTGGCCCAGTCCCCCGGTGGGGGAGTAGCGCAATTGAATGA
- a CDS encoding HNH endonuclease, with product MTIKVYDGGTVDKATILERVCAALEGDSLAAGREILRAEYRFVAVDKVNRRYSERQCLRIFFRDGFTDRYSGARLVHPGALRALSLALPDDFPAHPNWAMSQTHIAFWELFPSIDHVVPVSRRGVDNDTNWVTTSMLRNSAKAHWTLEELNWTLRKPCGDCTEWDGLTGWFVRYVDRNPEIGANDYIRRWLAATKAVLAERRQIALSTEAEN from the coding sequence GTGACCATCAAGGTGTACGACGGGGGAACAGTGGACAAGGCCACAATTCTCGAGCGCGTTTGCGCGGCCCTAGAAGGCGACTCTCTCGCAGCGGGTCGCGAAATTCTTCGGGCAGAGTATCGATTCGTTGCTGTCGACAAAGTGAATCGTCGATATAGCGAGCGGCAGTGCCTTCGGATATTTTTCCGAGACGGCTTCACCGACCGCTATTCCGGCGCCCGGCTGGTTCACCCGGGTGCACTTCGGGCGCTTTCGCTCGCTCTGCCAGACGATTTTCCTGCCCATCCGAACTGGGCGATGTCTCAAACCCATATTGCCTTCTGGGAGCTCTTTCCCTCGATTGACCACGTTGTCCCGGTCTCGCGACGTGGCGTCGATAACGACACGAACTGGGTGACGACGTCGATGCTGCGGAACTCCGCAAAGGCGCATTGGACCTTAGAGGAGCTGAACTGGACGCTGCGGAAACCTTGTGGCGACTGCACCGAATGGGACGGCCTAACCGGATGGTTCGTCCGCTACGTCGACCGCAACCCGGAAATCGGTGCCAACGATTACATCCGCCGATGGCTGGCTGCGACGAAAGCGGTGCTAGCAGAGCGCAGGCAGATAGCCTTGTCGACGGAAGCCGAAAACTGA
- a CDS encoding IS3 family transposase (programmed frameshift), which yields MAGRKRHSAEDIVRKLRRADELAAEGKTGDEIAAELGVSAATLYNWRRAYGGMDTDAAKELRELREQNTRLKRLLAEAELEKDALREVAKGKILSPAAKRRAVDMLKDTLSMSERLACKAVGLARSTYRRLPAAQTPDDPDAQMRAWLRSYATKHPCHGFRRAWAALRYDVGREVNQKKVHRLWREEGLQVKIRSPRKRSGVSSVPPVVADAPNVVWAIDFQFDSTTDGKAIKIASMLDEHTRESLLNIVERSITAERLVTELETAFAVAGGPPKVLRMDNGPELVSQALQRFCENKTGLLYIPPGCPWINGHIESFNNRLRKECLNRNHWNTLFEARVVIGDFKHEHNHRHRHSALGYRTPAEYAAACRHTHTPVACEIN from the exons ATGGCTGGTCGTAAGCGGCATTCCGCGGAGGACATCGTGCGCAAGTTGCGCCGCGCGGACGAGCTGGCTGCTGAAGGCAAGACCGGTGACGAGATCGCTGCCGAGTTGGGTGTCTCAGCCGCCACGCTGTACAACTGGCGCCGCGCCTACGGCGGCATGGACACCGACGCCGCCAAAGAGCTACGGGAGTTGCGCGAGCAGAACACGCGCTTGAAGAGGCTGCTGGCCGAGGCCGAACTGGAGAAGGACGCGCTGCGGGAGGTCGCGA AAGGGAAAATTCTGAGCCCAGCTGCCAAGCGGCGCGCCGTGGACATGCTCAAGGACACGCTGAGTATGTCGGAACGACTGGCGTGCAAGGCCGTTGGGCTGGCCCGCTCCACCTACCGCCGCTTGCCCGCGGCGCAGACTCCGGATGATCCAGACGCCCAGATGCGAGCCTGGCTGCGCTCCTACGCCACCAAACACCCCTGCCACGGGTTCCGGCGCGCCTGGGCGGCCTTGCGCTACGACGTGGGTCGTGAGGTCAACCAGAAGAAAGTCCATCGGCTGTGGCGCGAGGAGGGCCTGCAGGTCAAGATCCGCTCGCCGCGTAAGCGGTCTGGGGTGTCCTCGGTCCCGCCGGTGGTAGCCGATGCACCGAACGTGGTGTGGGCGATCGATTTCCAGTTCGACTCCACCACCGACGGCAAGGCCATCAAGATCGCCTCGATGCTCGACGAGCACACCCGCGAGTCGCTGCTGAACATCGTGGAGCGCTCCATCACCGCCGAACGTCTCGTGACCGAACTCGAGACGGCGTTCGCGGTGGCCGGCGGACCGCCGAAGGTGCTGCGCATGGACAACGGCCCGGAGCTGGTTTCCCAAGCGCTGCAACGATTCTGCGAGAACAAAACCGGCCTGCTCTACATCCCACCAGGATGCCCGTGGATCAATGGGCATATCGAGTCGTTCAACAACCGGCTACGTAAGGAGTGCCTCAACCGCAACCACTGGAACACCCTGTTCGAGGCCCGCGTGGTGATCGGCGATTTCAAGCACGAACATAATCACCGACACCGCCATTCGGCGCTGGGCTATCGAACCCCCGCCGAGTACGCTGCGGCTTGCCGGCACACCCACACCCCGGTGGCCTGCGAGATCAACTGA